Proteins from a single region of Neodiprion virginianus isolate iyNeoVirg1 chromosome 4, iyNeoVirg1.1, whole genome shotgun sequence:
- the LOC124303262 gene encoding GON-4-like protein: MDSSAEKGAKDTVENSSSFDYGTPSQNNVSFSFNLDLENFNEDFYSDSDGELEIDVSEIDNYERQNDRTRIREMDKDISVFNKMEEEIERQLDAKAARTNLTATNVKNILKHVITNEHVMAMVKRKAYNLEDDLIFEPKLTRAKAKELAMSQPNIPWPITPIKKLKGSEVQVLIEQELPEDSSDEEYHPGQDEPSDDERETEGSSVSSDVDSQPATPAPPANQQPVVEEPQLKIVNVRYDEAGVFKIPEARPPATSESENIGQRTRSKLCLSETPLEQIEQAFVPPDITTDMYDWDWDVDEDWNNFLKEFTQPLTQEIIGEDDPEADPEYNILEDEDGDLLDKEELRMDKAVKVTRKELNNLVAELFEFADMFSKEDQDVTKKKRSSDTMNSITENTSINGSVIELLPVLAESNLPKLVSTEQRVLLHVQLCQHIQLVAQHFALTYMHPELHSQAKMCKDNLNSLRYLSNGENSAFNAINLPDALELVSELETQFKDPKSRQNYIEFLNQEIELGKARLKQKMRYIPKYYPAIKNLLLKGKALIYPQLLPEIPFGHCPKRVKMNTYLKSEDQLIVLGLEQFIPFVSLKQTKFKNEKMKLFDTAQLISQYLVPNKDPSTLFKHINKCRTSQTKNPIQEWYKTEKVPNVIHCIIPVSKNDLKAPQEQPFNRLSVQWQRMFTDIKNPSNEQTQIRLKRIYKDLLKPSQLDTNCNSKAESIPLKRRINHNLLNPTVNMLPAMPFLNTPIKNTGDSDKSKDSIKTPDENLKKWCINSGSQELPNIELFDSPSSSVQSQVTETVKDIGFDMSVKSACQVENICTDTNFSACKQSENISSEIGPSLESNLNMDALKEMEKIHESEDLTVKEQVSPNLQAISSDSRNHLEETKEQVNLPATTDKPQLRTTTPRLAKIRSAQNMKMMAQILGNKSPALSTAGVKPRGKKGGPKNSEEPSTSNNGDNEDEIAELMLASTTIKKDQKRAKQARELENIKRLVEAENNLSQEERATKFAVSFLHKLHKALDPSSEVFKAIIKLFLDYNEQIDTLNGPENEGSCHSKQTRDERSLCAVIAPLGNERPSNSQCIIEGDHFNSTSQVSKDLLTIDLYKDVCEKLVDYPELNSDFLLFLKPHQAAMIGKSVEHTMLQKMNDFVDIAQIYFAKQPSKLSKVMQAITQLATDTDVSLETVNDVMENLLKGHPLVMDTFLQVLPNGKPPESLFAQHMFENLTCPPGPHDKTKTYAEDAPELYENIEIPVSSSHEDPYGGDNCKCECHNLDGHNLKSRSEHCVSCGTRFLNGRIYLQTTEGLRPARITFPGGDDEKQEHIIRVSLKTTEKFVPATPKRRRKSSKNSPDQTDAKANKNSPIKDSEEMDKSSLKSKRMNKISMKSREQKKSPKNTEISSRLSSNNNPIEKKESMSPIKTKREERAEKREAQDISRSKRTKVAYKNTVKSSKILDSENTDNATQSQTDDTSQDENSIPDCGKVHDIEEESKMSTNEYETEETVRLEKMEVSSDSGSEPEHEIRNAVDIRPWTRQEDAILLECIKKEYSENTFLTISETLGDRTVQQVKERFEILLSLLEKMA, encoded by the exons ATGGATAGCAGTGCAGAGAAAGGTGCCAAAGATACAGTAGAAAATTCGAGTTCATTTGATTATGGCACACCAAGTCAGAACAACGTTTCATTCTCATTCAACCTAGATCTGGAGAATTTCAACGAAGATTTTTATTCTGATTCTGACGGCGAATTGGAAATAGACGTATCTGAGATTGATAATTATGAAAGACAAAACGATCGAACGCGTATAAGAGAGATGGATAAGGATATATCTGTTTTCAACAAGATGGAAGAAGAGATCGAAAGGCAGCTAGACGCCAAAGCAGCTCGAACAAATTTGACAGCAACAAATGTTAAGAACATATTGAAACACGTTATCACCAACGAACACGTCATGGCAATGGTCAAACGGAAGGCCTACAACTTAGAAGATGATCTGATTTTTGAGCCAAAACTCACTAGAGCTAAAGCCAA AGAGTTGGCTATGTCGCAGCCCAACATTCCTTGGCCGATAACGCCGATCAAGAAACTAAAGGGCTCCGAAGTGCAAGTGCTGATAGAGCAGGAGCTCCCTGAAGATTCATCCGACGAGGAATATCACCCTGGGCAAGATGAGCCAAGCGACGACGAAAGGGAAACGGAAGGGAGTTCTGTTTCAAGTGATGTTGACTCGCAGCCTGCGACTCCGGCTCCTCCTGCTAATCAACAACCTGTGGTTGAAGAACCGCAGCTGAAAATTGTTAACGTTCGATATGATGAAGCTggagttttcaaaattccagaAGCCCGGCCACCCGCAACCAGTGAGAGTGAAAATATCGGACAAAGAACACGTTCGAAATTATGTCTGAGTGAGACGCCTTTGGAACAGATTGAACAAGCCTTCGTGCCCCCCGATATAACGACCGATATGTATGACTGGGACTGGGATGTTGACGAGGATTGGAATAACTTTTTAAAGGAATTCACACAACCATTGACTCAGGAAATTATCGGAGAAGATGACCCAGAGGCTGATCCAGAATACAACATATTAGAAGACGAGGACGGTGATTTGCTTGATAAGGAAGAACTGCGAATGGACAAGGCAGTCAAAGTTACTCGAAAGGAGCTCAACAATCTTGTTGCAGAATTATTTGAGTTCGCCGACATGTTCTCAAAAGAAGATCAAGATgtaacgaaaaagaaaaggtcTTCCGATACTATGAACTCCATAACTGAAAATACGTCTATCAATGGATCAGTCATAGAATTGCTCCCTGTTCTTGCCGAATCAAACTTACCAAAATTGGTAAGTACCGAGCAACGAGTCTTATTACATGTTCAACTTTGTCAACATATTCAACTCGTGGCACAGCATTTTGCTCTAACTTATATGCACCCCGAGTTACACAGCCAAGCGAAAATGTGCAAAGACAATCTGAACAGCTTGCGATATTTGAGTAATGGCGAGAATTCTGCATTCAATGCCATTAATCTGCCAGACGCTTTAGAGTTAGTTTCTGAACTGGAAACACAATTCAAAGATCCAAAATCGCGCCAAAACTACATCGAGTttttaaaccaagaaatcgAACTCGGAAAAGCCCGTTTGAAGCAAAAGATGAGGTATATCCCTAAGTATTATCCGGCAATAAAAAACCTACTTCTAAAAGGCAAAGCCTTGATTTACCCGCAACTTTTGCCTGAGATTCCGTTTGGACATTGTCCAAAGAGGGTTAAAATGAACACATATTTAAAGTCTGAGGACCAACTGATCGTTTTGGGACTTGAACAATTCATTCCGTTTGTAAGTCTAAAGcaaacgaaattcaaaaacgaaaaaatgaaactgttcGACACAGCCCAATTAATCAGCCAGTACCTTGTTCCTAATAAAGACCCATCTACCCTTTTCAAACACATCAACAAATGCCGTACAAGTCAGACAAAAAATCCAATTCAGGAATGGTACAAGACTGAAAAAGTCCCCAATGTGATACATTGCATTATTCCAGTGAGTAAAAACGACCTTAAAGCACCTCAAGAACAACCATTTAATAGGTTGTCTGTACAGTGGCAAAGAATGTTCACTGATATCAAAAATCCAAGTAACGAACAGACCCAAATCAGGTTGAAAAGAATATACAAAGATCTGTTGAAGCCATCACAACTCGATACCAACTGTAATTCTAAGGCTGAATCAATACCCTTGAAGCGCAGGATAAACCACAATTTATTAAACCCTACAGTAAACATGTTGCCCGCTATGCCATTTCTAAATACTCCAATTAAAAACACTGGAGATAGTGATAAATCGAAAGACAGTATTAAAACTCCAGAtgagaatctgaaaaaatggtGTATAAATTCTGGAAGTCAGGAATTGCCAAACATAGAGTTGTTTGATAGTCCCTCAAGCTCTGTCCAGAGCCAAGTAACCGAAACTGTGAAAGATATTGGGTTCGATATGAGTGTCAAATCTGCTTGTCAAGTCGAAAATATTTGCACCGATACAAATTTCAGTGCCTGCAAACAGTCTGAGAATATATCGTCTGAAATTGGTCCAAGTTTGGAGTCAAATTTAAATATGGATGCTTTGAAAGAAATGGAGAAAATTCACGAATCCGAAGACTTAACTGTGAAAGAACAAGTGTCCCCAAATTTACAGGCGATATCTAGTGATTCTCGTAATCATCTAGAAGAAACCAAGGAACAAGTAAACTTACCGGCAACTACAGATAAACCGCAACTGCGAACGACAACTCCGCGTCTTGCTAAAATTCGAAGTGctcaaaatatgaaaatgatgGCTCAAATTTTAGGAAATAAAAGTCCTGCTCTAAGCACAGCAGGTGTCAAACCGCGAGGGAAGAAAGGTGGACCTAAGAATTCAGAAGAGCcatcaacttcaaataatgGG GACAATGAAGATGAGATAGCAGAACTGATGCTAGCTAGTACGACTAtaaaaaaagatcaaaaaaGAGCCAAACAGGCCCGTGAGTTGGAAAACATCAAGCGATTAGTAGAggctgaaaataatttgagtCAAGAAGAGAGAGCAACAA AGTTTGCAGTTTCATTTCTTCACAAGTTGCATAAAGCATTAGATCCAAGTTCGGAAGTCTTTAAAGCCATAATAAAGTTATTTCTAGACTATAACGAGCAGATTGATACATTGAACGGACCAGAAAATGAGGGTTCCTGCCATTCCAAACAAACAAGAGATGAGAGATCCTTGTGCGCCGTTATTGCTCCATTAGGCAATGAGCGGCCATCGAATTCTCAATGCATCATTGAAGGTGACCATTTCAATTCAACGAGTCAAGTTTCCAAGGATTTGCTTACGATAGATCTTTACAAAGACGTTTGTGAAAAGTTGGTAGATTATCCAGAACTCAATTCGGATTTCCTGCTATTTTTAAAACCCCATCAGGCTGCTATGATTGGCAAATCAGTTGAACATACAATGCtacaaaaaatgaacgatTTTGTAGACATAGcacaaatttatttcgcaaaACAGCCATCAAAGCTCTCAAAAGTTATGCAAGCCATAACTCAATTGGCAACAGACACTGATGTCAGTTTAGAAACCGTGAACGATGTTATGGAAAACCTTTTAAAAGGGCATCCCCTTGTTATGGATACGTTTTTACAAGTACTACCGAATGGAAAACCTCCCGAAAG cTTATTTGCACAGCACATGTTCGAAAATCTGACCTGCCCCCCTGGTCCTcacgataaaacaaaaacttatGCAGAAGATGCACCTGAACTTTAcgagaatattgaaattcccGTCTCCAGCTCACATGAGGATCCTTATGGAGGTGATAACTGCAAGTGTGAGTGTCACAATCTAGACGGTCATAATCTGAAGAGTAGGAGCGAACATTGTGTGTCTTGCGGCACCAGA TTTCTGAATggaaggatatatcttcagaCGACAGAAGGTTTAAGACCAGCCAGAATAACATTTCCCGGAGGAGatgatgaaaaacaagaaCACATCATACGAGTATCCTTAAAGACTACCGAAAAATTTGTGCCAGCAACACCGAAAAGACGGCGAAAATCATCTAAAAACTCTCCTGACCAAACGGATGCaaaagcaaacaaaaattctCCAATTAAAGATAGTGAAGAAATGGATAAGTCATCTCTTAAGTCAAAGCGaatgaacaaaatttcaatgaagTCTAGAGAGCAAAAGAAATCTCCTAAAAATACCGAAATCAGCTCAAGACTTAGTAGTAACAATAATCcgattgagaaaaaagaatctaTGTCACCAATTAAAACTAAGAGGGAAGAAAGGGCAGAAAAAAGAGAAGCTCAGGATATTTCAAGATCAAAACGAACCAAAGTCGCCTATAAGAACACAGTCAAATCAAGTAAAATACTGGATTCGGAGAATACGGATAATGCAACGCAATCACAGACTGACGATACTAGCCaagacgaaaattcaataCCGGATTGTGGCAAGGTTCACGATATTGAAGAAGAAAGTAAAATGA GTACAAACGAATATGAGACTGAGGAAACTGTGAGGCTTGAGAAGATGGAAGTTTCAAGCGATTCAGGCAGTGAGCCTGAACATGAAATCCGGAACGCTGTTGATATTAGGCCATGGACAAGACAAGAAGATGCAATTTTACTAGAATGTATCAAGAAGGAATATTCAGAAAACACTTTTTTAACAATCAGTGAGACTCTGGGAGATCGAACTGTTCAACAG GTTAAAGAACGGTTCGAGATTCTTCTTTCATTATTAGAGAAAATGGCCTGA
- the LOC124303267 gene encoding exosome complex component RRP42 isoform X2: protein MANTLLSLAEKTFIVHGVDDNYRTDGRNRSEYRPIEVETKVLPHTSGSARLRLANTDILVGVKAEVDTPYPDNPNEGKLEFFVDCSANATPAFEGKGGDNLGTEISNTLTLAYQSSHVLDLTTLCILPQQKCWKLYVDVLILQCDGNLFDAVALAVKAALYSAQIPKVTTATLDGGKADIQLSDDPFDCVKLDVSSFPVLVTLCKIGENCVVDPTSEEEECSAASIVVAVMPNGRITSVVKTGYGSLQPSTLVKTVELAKDIGIKLNAGIMNALKEEDELGSQREIFGFLK from the exons ATGGCGAATACATTGTTGAGCTTAGCTGAAAAAACATTTATAGTGCACGGGGTGGAT GATAACTACCGAACCGATGGCAGAAATAGATCTGAATATCGCCCAATAGAAGTGGAAACAAAAGTCTTACCTCATACTAGTGGTTCTGCTCGTTTACGACTAGCAAATACTGATATTCTAGTCGGTGTTAAAGCCGAGGTTGACACACCCTATCCCGACAACCCTAATGAAGGAAAATTGGAATTCTTTGTTGACTG TTCCGCCAATGCTACACCGGCATTTGAAGGGAAAGGAGGTGACAATTTAGGTACAGAAATAAGCAATACTTTAACGTTAGCTTACCAGTCATCTCATGTTCTTGATTTAACAACACTGTGCATTTTACCTCAGCAAAAGTGTTGGAAATTATATGTTGACGTTTTA ATTCTTCAATGCGATGGCAATTTATTTGATGCTGTAGCATTAGCGGTTAAGGCTGCATTATACAGTGCACAAATTCCCAAAGTTACAACTGCAACACTTGACGGTGGTAAAGCTGACATTCAATTATCAGACGATCCTTTCGATTGTGTTAAGCTGGATGTTAGTAGTTTTCCTGTTCTGGTTACCCTCTGCAAA ATAGGAGAAAATTGTGTAGTTGATCCAACTTCAGAGGAGGAAGAGTGTAGTGCAGCAAGTATAGTTGTCGCCGTAATGCCCAATGGTCGTATAACGTCTGTGGTGAAGACGGGATATGGCAGTCTTCAACCCTCGACATTGGTTAAAACAGTAGAG CTCGCAAAAGACATTGGAATTAAGTTGAATGCAGGAATTATGAATGCATtgaaggaggaggacgagTTAGGTTcacagagagaaatttttgggtttcttaaataa
- the LOC124303267 gene encoding exosome complex component RRP42 isoform X1: MANTLLSLAEKTFIVHGVDDNYRTDGRNRSEYRPIEVETKVLPHTSGSARLRLANTDILVGVKAEVDTPYPDNPNEGKLEFFVDCSANATPAFEGKGGDNLGTEISNTLTLAYQSSHVLDLTTLCILPQQKCWKLYVDVLILQCDGNLFDAVALAVKAALYSAQIPKVTTATLDGGKADIQLSDDPFDCVKLDVSSFPVLVTLCKNFTFIQIGENCVVDPTSEEEECSAASIVVAVMPNGRITSVVKTGYGSLQPSTLVKTVELAKDIGIKLNAGIMNALKEEDELGSQREIFGFLK; encoded by the exons ATGGCGAATACATTGTTGAGCTTAGCTGAAAAAACATTTATAGTGCACGGGGTGGAT GATAACTACCGAACCGATGGCAGAAATAGATCTGAATATCGCCCAATAGAAGTGGAAACAAAAGTCTTACCTCATACTAGTGGTTCTGCTCGTTTACGACTAGCAAATACTGATATTCTAGTCGGTGTTAAAGCCGAGGTTGACACACCCTATCCCGACAACCCTAATGAAGGAAAATTGGAATTCTTTGTTGACTG TTCCGCCAATGCTACACCGGCATTTGAAGGGAAAGGAGGTGACAATTTAGGTACAGAAATAAGCAATACTTTAACGTTAGCTTACCAGTCATCTCATGTTCTTGATTTAACAACACTGTGCATTTTACCTCAGCAAAAGTGTTGGAAATTATATGTTGACGTTTTA ATTCTTCAATGCGATGGCAATTTATTTGATGCTGTAGCATTAGCGGTTAAGGCTGCATTATACAGTGCACAAATTCCCAAAGTTACAACTGCAACACTTGACGGTGGTAAAGCTGACATTCAATTATCAGACGATCCTTTCGATTGTGTTAAGCTGGATGTTAGTAGTTTTCCTGTTCTGGTTACCCTCTGCAAA aattttacttttatacagATAGGAGAAAATTGTGTAGTTGATCCAACTTCAGAGGAGGAAGAGTGTAGTGCAGCAAGTATAGTTGTCGCCGTAATGCCCAATGGTCGTATAACGTCTGTGGTGAAGACGGGATATGGCAGTCTTCAACCCTCGACATTGGTTAAAACAGTAGAG CTCGCAAAAGACATTGGAATTAAGTTGAATGCAGGAATTATGAATGCATtgaaggaggaggacgagTTAGGTTcacagagagaaatttttgggtttcttaaataa